A single region of the Pseudomonas sp. GGS8 genome encodes:
- a CDS encoding YkgJ family cysteine cluster protein: MMKPNLIAAAEIDRLDTWAKYSAPMCGSCMSSCCTLPVEVKIKDLIRIGIVDEFELGDPPKNIAKRLQKEGIVERYNQKSEIFTLQRMSNNDCLYLDRKSRLCTIYDKRPDTCRNHPKIGPRPGYCAYKPKEVVRENNPRTLDKF, encoded by the coding sequence ATGATGAAGCCCAACCTGATCGCCGCCGCGGAAATCGATCGCCTCGATACCTGGGCCAAGTACTCTGCCCCAATGTGCGGCTCGTGCATGTCCAGCTGCTGCACGCTGCCGGTCGAAGTCAAGATCAAGGATCTGATCCGCATCGGCATCGTCGACGAATTCGAACTGGGCGATCCACCCAAGAACATCGCCAAGCGCTTGCAGAAGGAAGGGATTGTCGAGCGCTACAATCAGAAGTCCGAGATCTTCACCCTCCAGCGCATGAGCAACAACGATTGCCTGTACCTGGATCGTAAAAGCCGTTTGTGCACTATTTATGATAAGCGCCCGGACACCTGCCGCAACCATCCGAAAATCGGACCGCGGCCGGGGTATTGCGCGTACAAGCCCAAAGAAGTGGTGCGCGAAAACAATCCACGGACGCTGGACAAGTTCTGA
- the glnL gene encoding nitrogen regulation protein NR(II), which translates to MTISDALHRLLLDNLTTATILLDAELRLEYMNPAAEMLLAISGQRSHGQFISELFTESTEALNSLRQAVEQAHPFTKREAMLTALTGQTLTVDYAVTPILSNGDTMLLLEVHPRDRLLRITKEEAQLSKQETSKMLVRGLAHEIKNPLGGIRGAAQLLARELPEESLRDYTNVIIEEADRLRNLVDRMLGSNKLPSLAMCNVHEVLERVCQLVEAESQGCITLVRDYDPSIPDVLIDREQMIQAVLNIVRNAMQAISGQNELRLGRISLRTRAMRQFTIGHVRHRLVTKIEIIDNGPGIPAELQETIFFPMVSGRPDGTGLGLAITQNIISQHQGLIECDSHPGHTTFSIFLPLEQGATST; encoded by the coding sequence ATGACCATTAGCGACGCACTACACCGCTTGCTACTCGACAACCTGACCACCGCCACCATCCTGCTCGACGCCGAATTGCGCCTCGAGTACATGAACCCGGCGGCGGAGATGCTCCTGGCCATCAGCGGCCAGCGTAGCCATGGGCAGTTCATCAGTGAGCTGTTCACCGAATCCACCGAAGCGCTGAACTCCCTGCGCCAGGCGGTCGAGCAGGCGCACCCGTTCACCAAGCGCGAAGCGATGCTCACCGCCCTCACCGGCCAGACCCTGACCGTCGACTACGCCGTGACGCCAATCCTGAGTAATGGCGACACGATGCTGTTACTGGAGGTTCACCCTCGTGACCGCTTGTTGCGGATCACCAAGGAAGAAGCACAGCTGTCGAAGCAGGAAACCAGTAAAATGCTGGTACGCGGTCTCGCCCACGAGATCAAGAACCCTCTGGGCGGGATTCGCGGCGCGGCTCAGCTGCTCGCCCGTGAGTTGCCGGAAGAAAGCCTGCGCGATTACACCAACGTCATCATTGAAGAGGCCGATCGCCTACGCAACCTGGTGGATCGCATGCTCGGCTCCAACAAATTGCCGTCGCTGGCCATGTGCAACGTGCACGAAGTGCTGGAGCGCGTTTGTCAGTTGGTGGAAGCCGAAAGTCAGGGCTGCATCACTTTGGTGCGTGACTATGACCCAAGCATTCCGGATGTCCTGATCGATCGCGAACAGATGATTCAGGCCGTGCTGAACATCGTGCGCAACGCGATGCAGGCCATCAGCGGCCAGAACGAGCTGCGCCTTGGCCGCATCAGCTTGCGTACCCGCGCCATGCGCCAGTTCACCATCGGCCACGTGCGCCATCGCCTGGTGACCAAGATCGAAATCATCGACAACGGCCCGGGGATCCCCGCCGAGCTGCAGGAAACCATCTTCTTCCCCATGGTCAGCGGCCGCCCGGACGGTACCGGGCTGGGCCTGGCCATTACCCAGAACATCATCAGCCAGCACCAGGGCCTGATCGAATGTGACAGCCATCCAGGCCACACCACGTTCTCGATCTTTCTGCCACTGGAACAAGGAGCCACATCGACATGA
- a CDS encoding chorismate mutase, with product MRLCSSLALLTALLANSAFASPAPAALAPLLGTIEERLAIADQVALSKWDSGKPVEDRQREREVIAGAVALAPDYKLSNEAVEQFFSAQIEANKLVQYAHLSDWHAQGKAPNDPRPDLVGQIRPHLDQLQKRLLQQLADFSPYRNDPQCPSWLAKANKSGTQVSLRELARVRATAELCSASR from the coding sequence ATGCGCCTATGCTCATCCCTTGCCTTGCTTACTGCCCTGCTGGCTAACAGCGCTTTCGCCAGCCCGGCCCCTGCCGCCCTCGCCCCACTGCTGGGCACCATCGAGGAGCGCCTGGCGATTGCCGATCAAGTCGCGCTGAGCAAATGGGACAGCGGCAAACCCGTCGAAGATCGTCAGCGCGAACGTGAGGTAATTGCGGGTGCTGTCGCCTTGGCTCCTGACTATAAATTGAGCAACGAAGCCGTCGAACAGTTTTTCTCGGCGCAAATCGAGGCCAACAAACTGGTGCAATACGCGCATTTGTCTGACTGGCATGCGCAAGGCAAGGCTCCCAACGACCCTCGCCCGGATCTCGTCGGGCAGATTCGCCCGCATCTTGATCAGTTACAAAAACGCCTGCTGCAACAACTGGCCGATTTCAGCCCTTATCGCAACGACCCGCAGTGCCCGTCCTGGCTGGCCAAGGCCAATAAATCCGGCACCCAAGTGTCGCTGCGCGAGCTAGCCCGGGTACGCGCCACTGCCGAGTTGTGCAGCGCCAGCCGTTGA
- a CDS encoding glycogen/starch/alpha-glucan phosphorylase, with translation MTQEPLVREAEVAAFRDAVLTKLTYAVGKDPDHAFDHDWFEAIALAARDHMVEHWMDHTRQIYRKGQKRVYYLSLEFLIGRLLYDSLSNLGLLDVAREAMTELGVDIERIRLLEPDAALGNGGLGRLAACFMESMSTLGIAGHGYGIRYEHGLFRQAIVDGWQQEQTEHWLDFGNPWEFERPEVAYPIGFGGSVETVTDEAGKSRQVWSPAETVRAIAYDTPVVGWRGASVNTLRLWRARAMEELHLERFNAGDHLGAVAEVAWAESISRVLYPADSNEAGQELRLRQEYFFVAASLQDLLRRHRNMHTSVLTLGDHAAIQLNDTHPSIAVAELMRQLVDVYDVAWDAAWQITVDTLSYTNHTLLPEALETWPVGLMERMLPRHMQIIYLINAQHIDSLRAKGVHDFDVLRAISLIEEDNGRRVRMGNLAFLGSHSVNGVSGLHTQLMRSTVFSELHKLYPDRINNKTNGITFRRWLYQANPELTSMLVEALGPSLLDNPEERLLALEPFAEKTAFRKQFAEQRLHSKKALAYLIHERLGIAVNPAAMFDVQVKRIHEYKRQLLNLMHTVALYQAIRAAPEIDWVPRVKIFAGKAAASYHQAKLIIKLTNDIARVVNNDPTVRGLLKVVFLPNYNVSLAESIIPAADLSEQISTAGFEASGTSNMKFGLNGALTIGTLDGANVEMCERIGAEHMFIFGLSSQQVEARKRNHEFNAAPDIAASHRLSDVLQAIRSGVFSPDDPSRYTALIDSLVDYDRFLVCADFDSYWNAQMLVEAHWHDSKEWWRSAVLNTARMGWFSSDRTIREYATDIWKALE, from the coding sequence ATGACTCAAGAACCACTTGTTCGCGAAGCAGAGGTGGCCGCATTCCGCGACGCCGTCTTGACCAAGCTCACCTACGCGGTGGGCAAAGACCCGGATCACGCCTTCGACCATGACTGGTTCGAAGCCATTGCCCTGGCGGCGCGTGATCACATGGTCGAGCACTGGATGGACCATACCCGGCAGATCTACCGCAAAGGCCAGAAACGGGTTTATTACCTCTCCCTGGAATTCCTTATCGGTCGCTTGCTCTACGACAGCCTGAGCAACCTTGGCCTGCTCGATGTGGCCCGCGAGGCCATGACCGAACTGGGCGTCGACATCGAACGCATTCGTCTGCTGGAGCCCGATGCGGCGCTGGGCAACGGCGGCCTCGGGCGTCTGGCGGCGTGCTTCATGGAAAGCATGTCGACCCTCGGCATCGCCGGCCATGGTTATGGCATTCGTTACGAACATGGTTTGTTCCGCCAGGCCATCGTCGACGGCTGGCAGCAGGAGCAGACCGAACACTGGCTGGATTTCGGTAACCCGTGGGAGTTCGAACGACCAGAGGTGGCCTACCCGATCGGCTTCGGCGGCAGTGTCGAAACCGTGACCGATGAGGCCGGCAAGTCCAGGCAAGTCTGGTCCCCGGCAGAAACCGTGCGGGCCATTGCCTACGACACCCCGGTGGTCGGTTGGCGTGGTGCGAGTGTCAACACCCTGCGGCTGTGGCGCGCCCGGGCCATGGAAGAATTGCATCTGGAGCGCTTCAACGCTGGCGACCACTTGGGCGCGGTGGCGGAAGTGGCCTGGGCAGAAAGTATCTCCCGTGTGCTCTACCCGGCCGACAGCAATGAGGCCGGCCAGGAATTGCGCCTGCGTCAGGAGTATTTCTTCGTCGCCGCGTCCTTGCAGGATTTGTTGCGCCGCCATCGCAACATGCACACCTCGGTGCTGACCTTGGGCGATCACGCCGCCATTCAACTCAACGACACTCACCCCTCGATCGCCGTGGCCGAGCTGATGCGTCAGTTGGTCGACGTCTATGACGTGGCGTGGGATGCGGCGTGGCAGATCACGGTCGACACGCTGTCGTACACCAACCACACGCTGCTGCCGGAAGCGCTGGAAACCTGGCCGGTCGGTTTGATGGAGCGAATGCTGCCACGGCACATGCAGATCATTTATTTGATCAACGCCCAGCACATCGATTCGTTGCGCGCCAAGGGCGTCCACGACTTCGACGTGTTGCGTGCGATTTCACTGATCGAGGAAGACAACGGTCGCCGCGTGCGCATGGGTAACCTGGCGTTCCTCGGTTCCCACAGCGTCAATGGCGTGTCCGGCCTGCACACGCAGCTGATGCGCAGCACGGTGTTCTCCGAGCTGCACAAGCTTTACCCGGACCGGATCAACAACAAGACCAACGGCATCACCTTCCGCCGCTGGCTCTATCAGGCCAACCCCGAGCTCACCTCCATGCTGGTCGAGGCCCTGGGCCCGAGTCTGCTGGACAACCCCGAGGAGCGCTTGCTCGCTCTGGAGCCGTTTGCCGAGAAGACTGCCTTTCGCAAGCAGTTCGCCGAGCAGCGGCTGCACAGCAAGAAAGCCCTGGCGTATCTGATTCATGAGCGGCTGGGGATCGCGGTCAATCCGGCGGCGATGTTCGATGTGCAGGTCAAGCGGATCCACGAATACAAACGTCAGTTGCTTAACCTGATGCACACCGTCGCGCTGTATCAGGCGATTCGTGCCGCGCCGGAAATCGATTGGGTGCCGCGGGTGAAAATCTTCGCCGGCAAGGCGGCAGCCAGTTATCACCAGGCCAAGCTGATCATCAAACTGACCAACGACATTGCGCGGGTGGTCAACAATGACCCGACGGTGCGCGGTTTGCTCAAAGTGGTGTTCCTGCCCAACTACAACGTCAGCCTGGCCGAAAGCATCATTCCGGCGGCGGATTTGTCGGAGCAGATTTCCACCGCCGGCTTCGAAGCCTCGGGCACCAGCAACATGAAGTTCGGCCTCAACGGCGCGTTGACCATCGGCACCCTGGACGGGGCCAATGTGGAAATGTGCGAGCGCATCGGTGCCGAGCACATGTTCATCTTCGGTCTCAGCTCCCAGCAAGTGGAGGCGCGTAAGCGCAACCATGAATTCAACGCTGCGCCGGACATTGCTGCCTCCCATCGACTCAGTGACGTGCTGCAAGCGATTCGCAGCGGGGTGTTTTCACCTGACGATCCGTCCCGTTATACCGCGCTGATCGATTCACTGGTGGACTACGACCGCTTCCTGGTCTGCGCCGATTTCGACTCTTACTGGAACGCGCAGATGCTGGTCGAAGCTCACTGGCACGACTCGAAAGAGTGGTGGCGTTCGGCGGTATTGAACACCGCGCGGATGGGCTGGTTCTCGTCCGACCGGACTATTCGCGAGTACGCCACGGATATCTGGAAGGCTTTGGAGTAA
- a CDS encoding DUF4124 domain-containing protein: MRVWLLAACLVCLPAMAEVFTYIDAQGNRVFTDQPGTRNAKRVPLATSNRMPANPSGAAPMTATKSKPAKPLFHYDMLRVLVPEPDATIRSSAGELIVSVTSEPGLQQGHRYRLLLDGQPTAEPGPSPVFALSNIDRGSHNLSVEILDEQGRTVERTANQPFHMLRISLAQKRQVKPCTLTDYGQRPECPLKDKPEEEKSAFLPFF; this comes from the coding sequence TTGAGGGTATGGCTGCTGGCCGCGTGCCTGGTCTGCCTGCCGGCAATGGCCGAGGTCTTCACCTATATCGACGCCCAGGGCAATCGGGTTTTCACCGATCAGCCGGGCACCCGCAACGCCAAGCGAGTGCCGTTGGCGACCAGCAATCGAATGCCGGCCAACCCGAGTGGCGCGGCGCCCATGACGGCGACAAAATCAAAACCGGCCAAACCACTGTTTCATTACGACATGCTTCGGGTGCTGGTGCCGGAACCGGATGCCACGATCCGTAGCAGTGCCGGTGAATTGATCGTCAGCGTTACCAGCGAACCCGGCCTGCAACAGGGTCATCGTTATCGTTTGCTGCTGGACGGCCAGCCCACTGCCGAGCCCGGCCCCAGCCCGGTGTTCGCCCTGAGCAACATCGACCGCGGCAGTCACAACCTGTCGGTGGAAATCCTCGACGAACAGGGCCGCACCGTCGAACGCACGGCCAATCAACCGTTCCATATGCTGCGCATTTCCCTGGCGCAGAAACGCCAGGTCAAACCCTGCACCCTCACCGACTACGGCCAACGGCCGGAATGCCCCCTTAAAGACAAGCCTGAAGAAGAAAAAAGCGCCTTCTTGCCCTTCTTCTAA
- a CDS encoding DUF4124 domain-containing protein: MRSLLLCLLTLIALPAAAQIYKYTDANGNTAYSNQPPDGVTARPVELPPLNSVERQSPSEPVAPAQASGRDQPHSAYQVLELTSLPTEEALRANNGTFTVSVLINPRLQGAHRLRLLLDGQSYGQPSNVPILQLVNIDRGEHNLAVQVIDGQNVVQQSPTVTFTVQRVHKP, translated from the coding sequence ATGCGCTCATTGTTGTTATGCCTGCTCACACTGATCGCCCTGCCCGCCGCCGCGCAGATCTACAAGTACACCGACGCCAACGGCAACACGGCCTACAGCAATCAACCGCCCGATGGCGTTACAGCCCGGCCGGTCGAATTGCCACCGCTCAACAGCGTCGAGCGTCAGTCGCCAAGCGAGCCGGTAGCGCCTGCGCAGGCCAGTGGCCGTGACCAGCCCCACAGCGCGTATCAAGTGCTGGAACTGACCAGCCTGCCCACCGAAGAAGCCTTGCGCGCCAACAACGGCACATTCACCGTCAGCGTATTGATTAATCCGCGCCTGCAAGGCGCTCATCGATTGAGGCTGCTACTGGACGGCCAATCCTACGGCCAGCCGAGCAACGTGCCGATTCTGCAACTGGTGAACATCGACCGTGGCGAGCATAACCTCGCGGTTCAGGTGATCGACGGGCAAAACGTCGTGCAACAGAGCCCCACCGTGACCTTTACTGTGCAACGAGTGCATAAGCCTTGA
- the typA gene encoding translational GTPase TypA — MIENLRNIAIIAHVDHGKTTLVDKLLRQSGTLERNELNDERVMDSNDQEKERGITILAKNTAINWNGYHINIVDTPGHADFGGEVERVMSMVDSVLLLVDAQDGPMPQTRFVTKKAFEAGLRPIVCINKVDRPGARPDWVLDQIFDLFDNLGATEEQLDFKVVYASALNGIAGLDHTDMAEDMTPLYQSIVDNVPAPAVDREGPFQMQISALDYNSFLGVIGVGRIARGRVKPNTPVVAIGADGKKRNGRILKLMGHHGLHRIDVEEAAAGDIVCISGMDSLFISDTLCHPDAVEAMKPLTVDEPTVSMTFQVNDSPFCGKEGKFVTSRNIKERLDKELLYNVALRVEEGDSADKFKVSGRGELHLSVLIETMRREGFEMGVGRPEVIIRQVDGVKQEPFENVTIDTPEESQGKVMEEMGLRKGDLTNMVPDGKGRVRLEYNIPARGLIGFRNQFLTLTNGAGILTSIFDRYDTMKSGDMSGRQNGVLVSVETGKALTYSLETLQARGKLFVEHGQEIYNGQIVGLNSRDNDMGVNPTKGKKLDNMRASGKDETIALVPPVRFTLEQALEFIQDDELCEVTPKSIRLRKKILDEGERTRAAKKAKN, encoded by the coding sequence GTGATCGAAAATCTACGCAACATCGCCATCATTGCTCACGTTGACCATGGTAAAACCACCCTGGTAGACAAACTCTTGCGTCAATCCGGCACCCTGGAGCGCAACGAGCTCAACGACGAGCGCGTGATGGACTCCAACGACCAGGAGAAAGAGCGCGGTATTACCATTCTGGCGAAAAACACCGCCATCAACTGGAACGGCTACCACATCAACATCGTGGACACCCCGGGCCACGCCGACTTCGGCGGTGAAGTTGAACGCGTAATGTCGATGGTCGACTCCGTTCTGCTGCTGGTTGACGCTCAAGACGGCCCTATGCCGCAAACCCGTTTCGTGACCAAGAAGGCGTTCGAAGCCGGCCTGCGTCCAATCGTGTGCATCAACAAGGTTGACCGTCCAGGCGCGCGTCCGGACTGGGTTCTGGACCAGATCTTCGACCTGTTCGACAACCTGGGTGCTACCGAAGAACAGCTGGACTTCAAAGTCGTCTACGCCTCGGCCCTGAACGGTATTGCCGGTCTGGACCACACCGACATGGCTGAAGACATGACCCCGCTGTACCAGTCGATCGTCGACAACGTACCTGCGCCGGCTGTTGACCGTGAAGGTCCGTTCCAGATGCAGATCTCCGCTCTGGACTACAACAGCTTCCTGGGTGTTATCGGTGTTGGCCGTATCGCTCGTGGTCGCGTCAAGCCGAACACTCCAGTCGTGGCTATCGGTGCCGACGGCAAGAAGCGTAACGGTCGTATCCTGAAACTGATGGGTCACCACGGTCTGCACCGCATCGACGTTGAAGAAGCTGCCGCAGGCGACATCGTGTGCATCAGCGGCATGGACTCGCTGTTCATCTCCGACACCCTGTGCCACCCGGACGCGGTCGAAGCGATGAAGCCTCTGACTGTCGACGAGCCAACCGTTTCCATGACCTTCCAGGTAAACGACTCGCCTTTCTGCGGTAAAGAAGGCAAGTTCGTGACTTCCCGTAACATCAAGGAACGTCTGGACAAAGAGCTGCTGTACAACGTTGCACTGCGCGTTGAAGAAGGCGACTCGGCCGACAAGTTCAAGGTTTCCGGCCGTGGTGAGCTGCACCTCTCGGTACTGATCGAAACCATGCGTCGCGAAGGCTTCGAAATGGGCGTTGGTCGTCCGGAAGTGATCATCCGTCAAGTTGACGGCGTGAAGCAGGAACCGTTCGAAAACGTCACCATCGACACCCCTGAAGAATCCCAGGGCAAGGTCATGGAAGAGATGGGCCTGCGTAAAGGCGACCTGACCAACATGGTGCCGGATGGCAAAGGCCGTGTTCGTCTGGAATACAACATCCCTGCTCGCGGTCTGATCGGTTTCCGTAACCAGTTCCTGACCCTGACCAACGGTGCTGGCATCTTGACCTCGATCTTCGATCGCTACGACACCATGAAGTCCGGCGACATGTCCGGCCGTCAGAACGGTGTTCTGGTATCGGTAGAAACCGGCAAGGCACTGACCTACTCCCTGGAAACCCTGCAGGCGCGTGGCAAGCTGTTCGTTGAACACGGTCAAGAGATCTACAACGGTCAGATCGTTGGTCTGAACAGTCGTGACAACGACATGGGCGTCAACCCAACCAAAGGCAAGAAGCTCGACAACATGCGTGCTTCGGGTAAAGACGAAACTATCGCCCTGGTTCCACCTGTTCGCTTCACCCTGGAACAGGCCCTGGAATTCATCCAGGACGACGAGCTGTGTGAAGTGACACCTAAGTCGATCCGCCTGCGTAAGAAGATCCTGGACGAAGGCGAGCGTACCCGCGCTGCCAAGAAAGCCAAGAACTGA
- the glnA gene encoding glutamate--ammonia ligase produces MSKSVQLIKDHDVKWIDLRFTDTKGTQHHVTMPARDALDEAFFEEGKMFDGSSIAGWKGIEASDMILMPDDTTAVLDPFTEEPTLILVCDVIEPSTMQGYDRDPRAIAKRAEEYLKSTGIGDTVFVGPEPEFFIFDEVKFKSDISGSMFKIYSEQGSWMSDQDVEGGNKGHRPGVKGGYFPVPPFDHDHEIRTSMCNAMEEMGLTIEVHHHEVATAGQNEIGVKFNTLVAKADEVQTLKYCVHNVADAYGRTATFMPKPLYGDNGSGMHVHLSIAKDGKNTFAGEGYAGLSDTALYFIGGIIKHGKALNGFTNPSTNSYKRLVPGFEAPVMLAYSARNRSASIRIPYVSSPRARRIEARFPDPAANPYLGFAALLMAGLDGIQNKIHPGDAADKNLYDLPPEEAKEIPQVCGSLKEALEELDKGRAFLTKGGVFSDDFIDAYIALKSEEEIKVRTFVHPLEYELYYSC; encoded by the coding sequence ATGTCGAAGTCGGTTCAACTCATCAAAGATCATGACGTCAAGTGGATTGATCTGCGCTTCACGGACACCAAAGGCACTCAGCACCACGTGACCATGCCGGCTCGCGATGCGCTGGATGAAGCTTTCTTCGAAGAAGGCAAAATGTTCGACGGTTCCTCCATCGCTGGCTGGAAAGGCATCGAAGCTTCCGACATGATCCTGATGCCGGACGACACCACTGCCGTTCTCGACCCGTTCACCGAAGAGCCGACCCTGATCCTGGTTTGCGACGTGATCGAGCCTTCGACCATGCAAGGCTACGACCGTGACCCACGGGCGATCGCCAAGCGTGCCGAGGAATACCTGAAGTCGACCGGTATCGGTGACACCGTATTTGTGGGTCCGGAGCCTGAGTTCTTCATCTTCGACGAAGTGAAGTTCAAGTCCGACATCTCCGGTTCGATGTTCAAGATCTACTCCGAACAAGGTTCGTGGATGTCCGACCAGGACGTGGAAGGCGGCAACAAAGGCCACCGTCCAGGCGTCAAAGGCGGCTACTTCCCTGTTCCGCCGTTCGACCACGACCACGAAATCCGTACCTCCATGTGCAACGCCATGGAAGAAATGGGCCTGACCATTGAAGTTCACCACCACGAAGTGGCGACTGCCGGTCAGAACGAAATCGGCGTGAAGTTCAACACCCTGGTTGCCAAGGCTGACGAAGTTCAGACCCTGAAATACTGCGTACACAACGTAGCTGATGCCTACGGCCGCACCGCGACCTTCATGCCTAAGCCTCTGTACGGCGACAACGGTTCGGGTATGCACGTTCACCTGTCCATCGCCAAAGATGGCAAGAACACCTTCGCTGGCGAAGGCTATGCCGGCCTGTCCGACACCGCTCTGTACTTCATCGGCGGCATCATCAAGCACGGTAAGGCCCTGAACGGCTTCACCAACCCGTCGACCAACTCCTACAAGCGTCTGGTCCCAGGTTTCGAAGCTCCAGTGATGCTGGCCTACTCGGCTCGCAACCGTTCCGCTTCGATCCGTATTCCTTACGTGTCCAGCCCTCGCGCTCGCCGTATCGAAGCCCGCTTCCCGGATCCAGCAGCTAACCCGTACCTGGGCTTCGCTGCACTGTTGATGGCTGGCCTGGACGGCATCCAGAACAAGATCCACCCTGGCGACGCAGCTGATAAAAACCTGTACGACCTGCCGCCTGAAGAGGCGAAAGAGATCCCACAAGTTTGCGGCAGCCTGAAAGAAGCCCTGGAAGAGCTGGACAAAGGTCGTGCGTTCCTGACCAAAGGCGGCGTTTTCAGCGACGACTTCATCGACGCTTACATCGCTCTGAAAAGCGAAGAAGAAATCAAGGTTCGCACCTTCGTACACCCACTGGAATATGAGCTGTACTACAGCTGCTGA
- the thiI gene encoding tRNA uracil 4-sulfurtransferase ThiI produces the protein MKLIVKVFPEITIKSRPVRMRFIRQLAKNIRTVLRDLDPAVVVNGVWDNLELETRVSDPKALKEMTERLSCMPGIAHFLQVDEYPLGDFDDIVEKCKLHFGDALAGKIFSVRCKRAGKHEFSSMDVEKYVGSQLRRQCGAAGISLKEPEIEVRIEIRDKRLFVIHSQHNSIGGYPLGALEQTLVLMSGGFDSTVAAYQIMRRGLMSHFCFFNLGGRAHELGVMEVAHFIWKKYGSSQRVLFVSVPFEEVLGEILGKVDNSHMGVVLKRMMLRAASRIADRLDIEALVTGEAISQVSSQTLPNLSVIDCVTDKLVLRPLIASHKQDIIDLANEIGTADFAKHMPEYCGVISVNPKTHAKRPRVEHEEKEFDMAVLERALENAKLVPIDRVIDELGQDLQIEEVSEALAGQIIIDIRHPDAAEDDPLELAGIEVQTMPFYALNARFKELDPTRQYLLYCDKGVMSRLHAHHLLSEGHANVRVYRPS, from the coding sequence ATGAAACTAATCGTAAAAGTCTTCCCCGAGATCACCATCAAGAGCCGCCCGGTACGGATGCGTTTCATCCGCCAGTTGGCCAAAAATATCCGTACCGTGCTCCGCGATCTGGACCCGGCCGTGGTGGTGAACGGTGTGTGGGACAATCTCGAGCTGGAAACCCGCGTTAGTGACCCGAAGGCCCTGAAGGAGATGACCGAGCGCCTGAGCTGCATGCCGGGCATCGCGCATTTCCTGCAGGTCGATGAGTACCCATTGGGCGACTTCGATGACATCGTCGAGAAGTGCAAGCTGCACTTCGGCGATGCGCTGGCCGGGAAGATTTTTTCGGTGCGCTGCAAGCGTGCCGGCAAACACGAATTCAGCTCCATGGACGTGGAGAAATACGTCGGCAGCCAACTGCGTCGTCAGTGCGGCGCCGCCGGAATCTCGCTGAAAGAGCCTGAAATCGAAGTTCGCATCGAAATTCGCGACAAACGGTTGTTCGTGATCCACAGCCAGCACAACAGCATCGGTGGTTATCCGCTGGGTGCCCTGGAGCAGACGCTGGTGCTGATGTCCGGCGGCTTCGATTCCACTGTTGCGGCCTACCAGATCATGCGCCGCGGGCTGATGAGCCATTTCTGCTTCTTCAATCTGGGCGGACGTGCCCACGAGCTGGGCGTGATGGAAGTCGCGCACTTCATCTGGAAGAAGTACGGCAGCTCCCAACGCGTGTTATTTGTCAGTGTGCCGTTCGAGGAAGTCCTGGGAGAAATTCTCGGCAAAGTCGATAACAGTCATATGGGTGTAGTTTTGAAGCGTATGATGTTGCGCGCGGCTTCCCGTATTGCCGATCGGCTGGACATCGAAGCGCTGGTCACCGGCGAAGCGATTTCCCAGGTGTCGAGCCAGACGCTGCCGAACCTGTCCGTGATCGACTGCGTGACCGACAAGCTGGTCTTGCGTCCGCTGATTGCCAGTCACAAGCAGGACATCATCGACCTGGCCAACGAAATCGGCACCGCCGACTTCGCCAAGCACATGCCGGAATACTGTGGGGTCATCTCGGTGAACCCCAAGACCCACGCCAAGCGTCCGCGCGTGGAGCATGAAGAGAAAGAATTCGACATGGCGGTGCTTGAGCGTGCGCTCGAGAACGCCAAGCTGGTGCCGATCGATCGCGTGATCGACGAATTGGGCCAGGACTTGCAGATTGAAGAAGTCAGCGAAGCGCTGGCGGGTCAGATCATCATCGACATCCGTCACCCGGATGCCGCCGAAGACGACCCGCTGGAGCTTGCTGGCATTGAGGTACAAACGATGCCGTTTTATGCACTGAACGCTCGTTTCAAGGAACTGGACCCTACTCGCCAGTACCTGCTGTATTGCGACAAAGGCGTGATGAGTCGCCTGCATGCCCACCATTTGCTCAGTGAGGGGCATGCCAATGTGCGCGTTTATCGACCGAGCTAA